Proteins found in one Deinococcota bacterium genomic segment:
- the lpdA gene encoding dihydrolipoyl dehydrogenase codes for MDYEVLVIGAGPGGYHAAIRAAQMGKKTACVEAEYLGGVCLNVGCIPTKALLHVADELRSAQHAGDFGVTFAKPDINLEAMNKWKDGVVKKLTGGVGVLLKGNGVEVFDGTATFKDAHTVQIGDKSVSAEKIIVATGSEPIEIPGFETNGDTIVNSTGALLLSEVPKRFLTIGGGAIGLEFADIYHALGAEVTVVELLDQIVPTSDADAANELAKSFKKRGITIKTKTKAVKCEETADGLEVTLENTAGEQETLTVDKILVAVGRKPRGAGLGLEELGVTVERGYLPVNEHMQTKVPHIYAIGDVARAPLLAHKAMKEGLVAAEHAAGKPAAYDTIVPNVVYTSPELASVGMTEKEAREAGREVRVGIFPLQASGRAMTLGVNEGLVKVIGDAQSDLLLGFHMVGPSAGDMVSEAALAIEMGATLEDISLTQHAHPTLGESFMEAAEAAHGLSIHLPKPRKRKD; via the coding sequence ATGGACTATGAAGTTCTCGTTATCGGTGCGGGTCCCGGCGGCTACCACGCGGCGATCCGCGCCGCGCAGATGGGTAAAAAGACCGCTTGTGTCGAGGCCGAGTATTTGGGCGGCGTGTGTTTAAATGTCGGCTGCATTCCGACCAAGGCTCTCTTGCATGTAGCAGACGAACTGCGCAGCGCCCAGCACGCGGGTGACTTTGGCGTTACCTTCGCCAAGCCCGACATCAACCTCGAGGCGATGAACAAGTGGAAGGACGGCGTCGTTAAAAAGCTGACGGGGGGAGTAGGCGTGCTCCTAAAGGGCAACGGGGTAGAGGTGTTTGACGGCACCGCCACCTTCAAGGACGCCCATACCGTCCAGATCGGCGACAAGTCGGTCAGCGCCGAAAAGATTATCGTGGCGACCGGCTCGGAGCCCATCGAAATCCCCGGCTTCGAAACGAACGGCGACACCATCGTCAACTCCACCGGGGCGCTGCTCCTCTCGGAAGTTCCTAAGCGGTTTCTGACGATTGGCGGCGGCGCCATCGGCCTCGAGTTCGCCGACATTTACCACGCCTTGGGCGCGGAAGTGACCGTGGTGGAGCTTTTGGACCAGATTGTGCCGACGAGCGACGCGGACGCCGCCAATGAGTTGGCGAAGTCGTTCAAGAAGCGGGGCATCACCATCAAGACCAAAACAAAGGCGGTAAAGTGCGAAGAGACGGCTGACGGCCTCGAGGTGACGCTGGAAAACACCGCCGGAGAGCAAGAAACCCTCACCGTGGACAAAATTCTGGTGGCGGTCGGGCGCAAACCCAGGGGGGCGGGTTTGGGGCTCGAGGAACTCGGCGTGACGGTCGAGCGCGGTTATCTTCCCGTCAACGAGCACATGCAGACCAAGGTGCCTCATATCTACGCCATCGGCGACGTAGCGCGGGCGCCGCTCCTCGCCCACAAGGCCATGAAGGAGGGCCTTGTGGCGGCGGAGCACGCCGCCGGCAAGCCCGCGGCCTACGACACCATCGTGCCCAACGTCGTCTACACCAGCCCCGAACTCGCCAGCGTCGGCATGACTGAAAAGGAAGCCAGGGAGGCGGGACGCGAGGTGAGAGTCGGCATCTTTCCGCTGCAGGCCTCGGGCCGCGCCATGACGCTCGGGGTAAATGAGGGCCTGGTCAAGGTCATCGGCGACGCTCAGAGCGACCTGCTCTTAGGCTTTCACATGGTGGGGCCCTCCGCCGGGGACATGGTCTCCGAGGCGGCCTTAGCCATCGAGATGGGCGCGACCCTAGAGGACATCTCGCTCACCCAGCACGCCCACCCCACCCTCGGCGAGAGCTTTATGGAGGCGGCCGAGGCAGCGCACGGCCTGTCTATCCACCTGCCCAAACCCAGGAAAAGAAAGGACTGA
- a CDS encoding Uma2 family endonuclease, with protein sequence MTVSLPERSAEAKGPITLRFPASDFLDDERLLALSSSNPDLRLERDAQGALIVMPPAGGETGDRNSEINMQLRLWAKQDGRGTTFDSSTGFRLPNSAVRSPDASWVKKSRLEILTEEQRKKFLPLCPDFVLELRSPTDGLKTLHDKMQEYMASGAQLGWLIDPDSKRAYIYRPEEVEALENPQTLDGGPVLPGFALDLRELG encoded by the coding sequence ATGACGGTCAGCTTACCCGAACGCTCGGCCGAAGCGAAGGGCCCCATCACCCTGCGCTTTCCCGCAAGCGACTTTTTGGACGACGAGCGGCTGCTGGCGCTTTCTTCTTCAAATCCGGACTTGCGCCTCGAGCGCGACGCCCAAGGAGCACTTATTGTCATGCCGCCCGCAGGAGGAGAAACCGGAGACCGAAACTCTGAAATCAATATGCAATTAAGGCTTTGGGCTAAGCAGGACGGTAGAGGCACAACCTTTGATTCTTCGACTGGATTTCGTCTGCCTAATAGTGCGGTGCGCTCGCCAGATGCCTCTTGGGTGAAAAAGTCAAGACTGGAGATACTCACAGAAGAACAGCGAAAAAAGTTCTTGCCCCTGTGTCCCGACTTCGTGCTCGAGCTCCGTTCGCCCACCGACGGCCTGAAGACCCTACACGACAAGATGCAGGAGTACATGGCGAGCGGCGCCCAACTCGGCTGGCTCATCGACCCAGACTCTAAACGCGCCTATATCTACCGGCCTGAAGAGGTCGAGGCGCTCGAGAACCCCCAAACTCTCGACGGCGGCCCGGTACTGCCCGGTTTTGCGCTTGACCTGCGTGAGCTAGGGTAG